One region of Priestia megaterium genomic DNA includes:
- a CDS encoding FAD-dependent oxidoreductase, which translates to MHKQVVVIGGGIGGLTAGALLAKHGYEVTVLEASREWGGCAGKFQRHLYTFPVGATLGMGFERGGIHERISTYLGLEIEKISLEKIMKVHLPHRTLIYYQDRYQHISYLQKQFPHKAKNIRSFYESIFRVAKEIRKLMRPLPVLPPLTIGEWSRLVSSLNLGSVKLLPYFHRSFSHLLKKHRLLDETDFIHFIDGQLIDSMQTTSENCSMLIGCLALDIYHEGAFYVNGGLYKVAEALQKSIKANGGKTTLGRKVVKIERDNDEWIVHDHRGNRYRASDVVCNAPIQSLKSLLHDEDYQHIHKRAKEKSELPQWGTFSMYVAIDERDLPQKVELFQQVLQSEQGEMTEGNHLFISVSHPDDRFRAPEGKRTITASTHIELSKWSNKETYDVQKQVLEKKMIAGIKTIIPNIEEAEHQISGAPKAWERFTSRPNGGVGGFPQTLDHALFNSISHRSGLQGLWLCGDTVFPGAGTIGVSVSGYHVFQSITSHQHRLP; encoded by the coding sequence ATGCATAAGCAAGTTGTTGTAATAGGTGGAGGAATAGGTGGGTTAACAGCGGGAGCGCTTTTAGCTAAACATGGCTATGAAGTGACGGTTTTAGAAGCTTCTCGAGAGTGGGGAGGCTGTGCCGGGAAATTCCAGCGCCATCTCTATACATTTCCTGTCGGAGCGACGCTTGGAATGGGATTTGAGCGCGGAGGGATCCATGAGCGAATCAGCACATACCTGGGCCTAGAAATTGAAAAGATTTCTCTTGAGAAAATCATGAAAGTTCATCTTCCACATCGTACACTAATTTATTATCAAGACCGGTATCAGCATATTTCGTATCTTCAAAAACAATTTCCTCATAAAGCGAAGAATATTAGGAGCTTCTATGAAAGTATTTTTAGAGTTGCAAAAGAAATTCGCAAGCTCATGCGGCCGCTGCCGGTTCTTCCTCCTCTCACAATCGGTGAGTGGAGTAGGCTGGTAAGTTCGTTAAATCTTGGGTCTGTGAAGTTATTACCTTATTTTCATCGATCGTTTAGTCATTTACTAAAAAAACACAGGTTGCTAGACGAAACGGACTTTATTCATTTTATTGATGGTCAATTAATAGACAGCATGCAGACAACGAGTGAGAACTGTTCAATGCTTATCGGATGTCTAGCGTTGGATATTTATCACGAAGGAGCTTTCTATGTGAACGGTGGCTTATACAAAGTCGCAGAAGCCCTGCAAAAATCTATTAAAGCCAACGGAGGAAAAACGACTCTAGGAAGGAAAGTAGTAAAGATAGAGCGTGATAACGACGAGTGGATCGTGCATGATCATAGAGGTAACCGCTACCGCGCTTCAGACGTTGTATGCAACGCGCCAATTCAAAGCTTAAAGTCTTTACTGCATGATGAAGATTACCAACATATCCATAAGAGGGCCAAAGAAAAAAGCGAGCTTCCGCAGTGGGGAACGTTTTCGATGTATGTTGCGATTGATGAAAGAGATCTTCCGCAGAAGGTAGAGTTGTTTCAGCAAGTGCTTCAATCCGAACAAGGCGAGATGACGGAAGGAAATCATTTATTTATCTCCGTGTCTCATCCTGACGATCGTTTTCGTGCGCCGGAAGGCAAACGTACAATTACAGCATCTACTCACATTGAGCTTAGCAAGTGGAGTAACAAGGAAACCTATGATGTTCAAAAACAAGTTCTTGAGAAAAAAATGATAGCAGGAATTAAAACTATCATTCCTAACATTGAAGAAGCAGAGCATCAAATTTCAGGAGCTCCTAAAGCATGGGAAAGGTTCACTTCTCGCCCAAACGGCGGAGTGGGAGGCTTTCCGCAAACGTTAGATCATGCCTTGTTCAACAGCATTTCGCATCGATCTGGCTTACAAGGGCTGTGGTTATGCGGAGATACAGTGTTTCCGGGAGCGGGAACTATAGGCGTATCGGTAAGCGGCTATCATGTTTTTCAAAGTATAACGTCTCATCAGCATAGGTTACCTTAA
- a CDS encoding helix-turn-helix domain-containing protein, translating into MMETYTIKKVSDQLEVEKKTLKQWEKLLGSYLTIERVDGARVYTEEQIELFNDIKQLFDEQCTLDEVKEYVQLLIKEQEEQEHLVMESEAAVSKEEEPAKLKTAKKENVIDFQEHSNKQMKQEKKKAAEKQESISENKQEKTPPIPEARLATEEEKQAISASIEEPKPNDLVVNEKELLQGELVEAVRRYEDVFEVLDTFKADLLKEMREGMRNEVREEIVGEVKKELEKSATQTVEMVESVGAYISESSERSARDVENMSKKIIRSNEKSFDEVTSLIEDYSTIAEEKTEDMRLFMKDVMENADESSKEMQYLLDRFSSNSTVAMNQVKFMVEKLNNSSTNTTEELRDLIDSMNEERVYYLKEMEKERKLHRQSVAEREEMFSDFVQTFRQTAAADMKRKRKWWKLFLS; encoded by the coding sequence ATGATGGAGACGTATACAATTAAAAAAGTAAGTGATCAATTAGAGGTAGAAAAGAAAACGTTAAAACAATGGGAAAAATTATTGGGCAGCTATTTAACAATTGAACGAGTAGATGGGGCCCGTGTCTATACAGAGGAACAAATTGAATTATTTAATGATATTAAACAGCTGTTTGATGAACAATGTACGTTAGATGAAGTCAAAGAATATGTTCAGCTGCTAATAAAGGAACAAGAAGAGCAGGAGCATTTAGTGATGGAATCAGAGGCAGCGGTTTCAAAAGAAGAAGAACCAGCAAAGTTGAAAACTGCTAAAAAAGAAAACGTCATTGATTTTCAAGAACACTCCAATAAACAAATGAAGCAAGAAAAGAAAAAAGCTGCTGAAAAGCAGGAAAGCATTTCAGAGAATAAGCAAGAGAAGACCCCTCCTATACCTGAAGCACGATTAGCTACTGAAGAAGAAAAGCAGGCTATTTCTGCTTCTATTGAAGAACCAAAACCAAACGACCTTGTCGTGAATGAAAAAGAGCTGCTTCAAGGGGAACTAGTAGAAGCTGTTCGCCGCTATGAAGATGTGTTTGAAGTACTTGATACGTTTAAAGCTGATTTGTTAAAAGAAATGCGAGAAGGAATGCGAAATGAAGTTCGGGAAGAAATTGTCGGAGAAGTAAAAAAAGAGCTTGAAAAAAGTGCTACTCAAACTGTAGAAATGGTGGAGTCGGTCGGGGCATATATCTCTGAGTCTTCAGAACGCAGCGCAAGAGATGTAGAAAATATGTCTAAAAAAATTATCCGTTCTAACGAAAAATCGTTTGATGAAGTCACTTCTTTGATTGAAGATTATTCAACAATTGCGGAAGAAAAAACAGAGGATATGCGCCTGTTCATGAAAGATGTCATGGAGAATGCGGATGAATCCTCTAAAGAAATGCAGTATTTATTAGACCGATTCTCAAGCAATTCTACCGTTGCAATGAATCAAGTAAAATTTATGGTTGAAAAATTAAATAATTCTTCAACTAATACGACAGAAGAGCTTCGTGATTTAATTGATTCGATGAATGAAGAACGAGTCTATTATTTGAAAGAAATGGAGAAAGAGCGTAAGCTTCATCGTCAAAGCGTAGCTGAACGCGAAGAAATGTTTAGTGATTTTGTCCAAACCTTTAGACAAACCGCCGCTGCTGATATGAAGCGAAAACGGAAGTGGTGGAAGCTGTTTCTCTCCTGA
- a CDS encoding TspO/MBR family protein — translation MAKFRLYAVLNTVGLAITLLVNYLANAIPIGGKTTAEASAQVPTLFTPAGYAFAIWGVIYLLLTIWVIRQFFAREDQKEIYARIGIWFFLNCLLNSAWIFIFQNDYYKLSLLVMLFILGTLMIVYSIIQHSRMTTWFMRLPISLYLGWISVATIVNVFVVFQANGIQHLLGLNELAWTIIMLLVGAALGIMFTLKNRDAVYPLVFIWAYIAIAVKQSGNQPIVITVIISIVLLAIAIIVGLIKRYRRF, via the coding sequence ATGGCAAAATTTCGTTTGTATGCTGTATTAAATACAGTAGGCTTGGCTATTACACTTCTTGTGAATTATTTAGCAAATGCGATTCCAATAGGAGGCAAAACAACGGCAGAGGCTTCTGCGCAAGTTCCTACGTTGTTTACACCAGCCGGTTATGCCTTTGCTATCTGGGGCGTTATTTATTTGTTATTAACCATTTGGGTTATACGCCAATTTTTTGCAAGAGAAGATCAAAAGGAAATATATGCACGTATCGGCATTTGGTTTTTTCTAAACTGTTTGTTAAATAGTGCGTGGATCTTTATTTTCCAAAACGATTACTATAAGTTATCCCTTTTAGTTATGCTCTTTATTTTAGGCACATTAATGATTGTATATTCCATTATTCAGCATTCTCGGATGACGACATGGTTTATGCGTCTGCCGATTTCGCTTTATCTTGGATGGATTTCTGTTGCGACTATTGTTAATGTATTTGTCGTATTTCAAGCAAATGGAATACAGCACTTGCTTGGCCTAAATGAATTAGCATGGACGATTATTATGCTGCTGGTAGGGGCTGCGCTGGGCATTATGTTTACATTAAAAAACCGAGACGCTGTTTATCCGCTTGTTTTTATTTGGGCTTATATTGCCATTGCGGTGAAACAAAGTGGAAATCAGCCAATTGTCATTACTGTTATCATCTCGATTGTTTTATTAGCAATTGCTATTATTGTGGGACTGATTAAACGCTATAGACGTTTTTAA
- a CDS encoding ArsR/SmtB family transcription factor yields MSEKAVELFRASIPIFQALSDSARQDIILLLAEKEPLTVNEIANESTLSRPAISHHLKILRDQKLVQIEQKGTQRYYSLALNKAVELLKSLLATVEAECL; encoded by the coding sequence ATGAGTGAAAAAGCAGTGGAGTTATTTCGTGCCAGCATTCCTATTTTTCAGGCTCTAAGTGATTCAGCAAGACAAGATATTATTTTGCTGCTCGCGGAAAAAGAGCCTTTAACCGTTAATGAAATTGCAAACGAGTCTACTTTATCACGACCGGCAATTTCTCATCATTTAAAAATTTTACGTGATCAAAAGCTTGTGCAAATTGAGCAAAAAGGAACGCAGAGATATTATTCATTGGCTTTAAACAAGGCAGTTGAGCTATTAAAAAGCTTGCTTGCTACAGTTGAAGCTGAATGTTTATAG
- a CDS encoding sodium-dependent transporter, which produces MSKGNQWSSRLGFILASAGAAIGLGAIWKFPYVTGTSGGGAFFALFILFTIFIGLPLLLAEFIIGRHTGKEAISAYKAIAPKSAWVWIGRLGVLSCVVLLSFYSVVGGWVILYTIMSVTGMLSGKEYGPLFNAVISQPYVVLGAQALFLLITVFVISKGVQKGIERANKYMMPLLFICFIIIVVRSLTLDGAMDGVKFFLKPDFSAITGSSVLYALGQSFFSLCVGLSCMVTYSSYLGKKVSLTRSAGTIAILNLFVSLLAGLAIFPAVFSFGLKPTEGPGLLFVVLPTVFEKMPFGTVFLALFLILFLFATLTSAFSLLEIIVAALTKDDQTKRTRYASLAGILVFVVGIPSALSFGVLKHVSLFGRSIFDVADFFVSNLMLPLGSLAIAIFVTFKMKKEAVYEEFISGSTKGAKLFNAWFFLVKYVLPIIIIAVLLSLLVAY; this is translated from the coding sequence ATGAGTAAAGGAAATCAGTGGTCTTCACGCCTCGGTTTTATTTTAGCATCTGCTGGGGCAGCAATTGGTCTAGGAGCGATATGGAAATTTCCATACGTAACCGGAACCAGTGGCGGTGGAGCATTTTTTGCGTTGTTTATTTTATTTACAATTTTTATTGGATTGCCGCTTCTGTTGGCAGAATTTATCATTGGAAGACATACGGGAAAAGAAGCGATTAGTGCTTATAAAGCAATTGCTCCAAAGTCCGCTTGGGTATGGATTGGCAGGCTGGGAGTACTCAGCTGTGTCGTTTTGCTTTCCTTTTACAGCGTCGTTGGCGGCTGGGTGATTTTATATACGATTATGAGCGTAACCGGTATGCTAAGCGGAAAAGAGTACGGTCCGTTGTTCAATGCCGTCATTAGCCAACCTTATGTGGTATTAGGTGCACAGGCGCTGTTTTTATTAATTACAGTGTTTGTTATTTCAAAAGGCGTACAAAAAGGCATAGAGCGTGCTAATAAATACATGATGCCGTTGTTATTTATCTGTTTTATTATCATTGTGGTTCGCTCTTTAACATTAGACGGAGCTATGGACGGAGTAAAGTTCTTTTTAAAACCGGATTTTTCAGCCATTACAGGGTCATCTGTTCTCTATGCGCTCGGTCAGTCGTTTTTCTCGCTTTGCGTAGGATTATCCTGCATGGTGACATATAGCTCTTATTTAGGGAAAAAAGTAAGCTTGACGCGTTCAGCGGGCACCATTGCTATTTTGAACTTGTTTGTTTCGCTGCTTGCAGGCTTGGCTATTTTTCCAGCTGTTTTTTCATTCGGATTAAAGCCAACCGAAGGACCTGGACTTTTGTTTGTGGTCTTGCCAACAGTATTTGAGAAAATGCCGTTTGGCACCGTCTTTTTAGCACTGTTTTTAATTTTATTTCTATTTGCTACGCTTACGTCTGCTTTTTCACTGCTGGAAATTATCGTAGCTGCTTTAACCAAAGACGATCAGACAAAACGAACTCGCTATGCTTCTTTAGCAGGGATTCTTGTGTTTGTAGTAGGTATCCCATCAGCGCTTTCGTTTGGTGTACTAAAACATGTCTCACTTTTTGGCAGAAGTATATTTGACGTAGCTGACTTTTTTGTGAGCAATTTAATGCTGCCTCTTGGAAGTTTAGCCATTGCGATTTTTGTGACATTTAAAATGAAAAAAGAAGCCGTGTATGAAGAGTTTATTTCAGGAAGTACAAAAGGCGCTAAATTATTCAACGCATGGTTCTTTCTAGTTAAATACGTATTACCTATTATTATTATAGCTGTTCTGTTAAGCTTACTTGTTGCATATTAA
- a CDS encoding aldehyde dehydrogenase, with protein sequence MNHEQFYITDETVIEHIVSTQKQYFYAQKTKSISSRIQALNKLRDAVKQNEQRIIDALKQDLNKSEVEAYTSEIGILLEEIRFTLKHLAKWMKPKKVKTALTHVGSKGKIVPEPYGVALIIAPWNYPFQLALSPLVGAIAAGNTAIIKPSELTPSVSRVIQELLAEAFDPAFVTVIEGAVDTTSMLLKQPLDYIFFTGSVNVGKIIMQEAGKQLIPVTLELGGKSPCIVHEDANLDLAAKRIMFGKGMNAGQTCVAPDYLLVHKKVKAQLVEKLREAIYQFYGSNPLESERYGRIVSERHFIRLVEFLKDGNAIVGGGYNKSTLTIEPTVLSEVSWTSDVMQEEIFGPILPMIEYETLDEVIHKVQEKAKPLALYLFTESANVQNVITERLSFGGGCINDTLMHIATPYLPFGGVGESGTGQYHGKDSFQTFSHFKSMLSQTTKFDLSFRYPSEKQNLKMIKKLLK encoded by the coding sequence ATGAACCACGAGCAATTCTATATCACAGATGAAACGGTCATTGAACATATTGTCTCTACACAAAAGCAGTATTTCTATGCACAAAAGACAAAGAGCATCAGCAGCCGCATTCAAGCGCTGAATAAGCTCAGAGACGCAGTAAAACAAAACGAGCAGAGAATTATAGATGCTTTAAAACAAGACTTGAATAAATCTGAAGTAGAGGCGTACACGTCGGAAATTGGGATTTTACTAGAGGAAATTCGGTTTACGCTTAAGCATTTAGCAAAATGGATGAAGCCTAAAAAAGTAAAAACCGCTTTAACACACGTGGGCTCTAAAGGGAAAATTGTGCCTGAACCGTATGGAGTCGCGTTAATTATTGCTCCGTGGAATTATCCGTTTCAATTAGCGCTGTCTCCTTTAGTAGGAGCGATTGCCGCTGGAAACACGGCGATTATAAAGCCTTCTGAATTAACGCCTAGCGTATCTCGGGTTATACAAGAATTACTAGCTGAGGCTTTTGATCCCGCATTTGTGACGGTGATTGAAGGCGCTGTAGACACGACGAGCATGCTTTTAAAACAGCCCCTCGATTATATTTTCTTTACGGGAAGTGTAAATGTAGGGAAAATTATTATGCAAGAAGCAGGAAAGCAGCTTATTCCCGTCACGCTGGAGCTAGGAGGAAAAAGTCCGTGCATTGTACATGAAGATGCAAACCTAGATCTTGCAGCGAAGCGAATTATGTTTGGCAAAGGAATGAATGCAGGCCAAACGTGCGTTGCTCCCGATTATTTGCTCGTGCATAAAAAGGTAAAAGCGCAGCTAGTGGAGAAACTTCGCGAAGCGATTTATCAATTTTACGGTAGTAATCCGCTTGAAAGTGAGCGCTACGGCCGTATTGTCAGTGAGCGCCATTTTATTCGGCTAGTTGAGTTTTTAAAAGACGGAAACGCTATAGTTGGAGGCGGGTATAATAAAAGTACGCTCACAATAGAACCTACGGTGTTAAGTGAAGTAAGCTGGACATCAGACGTTATGCAAGAAGAAATTTTTGGGCCTATTCTTCCTATGATTGAATACGAAACGCTAGACGAAGTTATTCATAAAGTTCAAGAAAAAGCTAAGCCGTTAGCTCTTTACTTGTTTACGGAAAGTGCAAATGTACAAAATGTCATAACGGAGCGTCTTTCATTTGGAGGAGGCTGTATAAATGATACGCTTATGCATATCGCTACGCCATATTTACCCTTTGGCGGAGTTGGAGAAAGCGGTACGGGCCAATATCATGGAAAAGACAGCTTTCAGACATTTTCTCATTTTAAAAGCATGCTGTCTCAAACAACCAAGTTTGATTTGTCATTCCGCTATCCTTCAGAGAAACAAAACTTGAAAATGATTAAAAAATTATTGAAATAA
- a CDS encoding cell wall hydrolase, producing MFKKLAIIGALAVPMFGMSHGANAAETTHRVKAGETLYKIGAEYGVTVKQLKEANHKSTDSINANETLTIPNSISESDKELLARLVQAEAKGEPYAGKVAVATVVLNRVDSDSFPNSIHDVIYQGTQFTPVQNGEINKAADAEAKKAVNEALAFRGQGKGSLFFFNPDKTSDQWLRQKQVTITIGNHVFAK from the coding sequence ATGTTTAAGAAACTAGCAATTATTGGAGCACTAGCCGTTCCTATGTTCGGCATGAGTCACGGGGCAAATGCCGCTGAAACAACCCATCGCGTAAAAGCCGGAGAGACTCTTTACAAGATTGGCGCTGAATACGGCGTTACGGTTAAACAGTTAAAAGAAGCGAATCACAAATCTACCGACTCTATTAATGCAAATGAAACATTAACAATCCCTAACTCTATTAGCGAAAGCGATAAAGAATTGTTAGCTCGCCTTGTACAAGCTGAAGCAAAAGGTGAACCTTACGCTGGCAAAGTGGCTGTAGCAACAGTCGTTTTAAACCGCGTGGATAGCGATTCTTTCCCAAACTCTATTCATGATGTCATTTATCAAGGTACACAGTTTACACCTGTACAAAACGGTGAAATTAATAAAGCAGCGGATGCTGAAGCAAAAAAAGCTGTAAATGAAGCACTAGCGTTTAGAGGTCAAGGAAAAGGCTCGTTATTCTTCTTTAACCCAGATAAAACAAGCGATCAATGGCTTCGTCAAAAACAGGTTACGATTACAATCGGAAATCACGTTTTTGCAAAATAA
- a CDS encoding YusW family protein has protein sequence MKKRPFFIFFSLIGMSVLSACHNDDAAPAREAQNKQGVTNGGTPMSYDNQSENTSFNFSKFDLEVDYKGLNNDYEADYENENDEIEAKVDDNINDEHLNGDKAFNKLSSTFKKLNFDQRTPDEDVKKEVIDAFGLKKDFQSFELEVRFSNGTEKEYNFKQK, from the coding sequence GTGAAGAAAAGACCCTTTTTCATATTCTTTTCCCTTATAGGTATGAGCGTACTTTCAGCATGCCACAATGATGATGCGGCACCCGCAAGAGAAGCTCAAAATAAACAAGGCGTGACAAATGGCGGAACGCCGATGAGCTATGATAATCAAAGTGAAAACACATCTTTTAACTTTTCAAAATTTGATTTAGAAGTAGACTACAAGGGGCTTAATAATGATTATGAAGCCGACTATGAAAATGAAAACGATGAGATAGAAGCCAAAGTGGATGATAATATTAACGATGAGCACTTGAACGGAGACAAAGCGTTTAATAAATTATCTTCAACATTTAAAAAGTTAAATTTTGATCAGCGCACCCCCGATGAAGATGTAAAAAAGGAAGTAATCGATGCGTTTGGCCTAAAAAAAGATTTTCAGTCGTTTGAATTAGAAGTTCGTTTTTCAAACGGAACGGAAAAAGAATACAACTTTAAACAAAAGTAA
- a CDS encoding superoxide dismutase family protein — translation MQKLIMNGCVVFVLLLLGACSMVKEQNNAHENHLKTEEAKETSEVSVGPVKVDLTNTSGKKVGEATLTEAKNGVQIKLTAQGLSPGRHGFHIHEIGKCEVPDFKTAGVHFNPFKREHGFKNTKGPHAGDLPNLEVAPNGKVDTEIFASLVTLQEGKPNSLIDMDGSALVIHDKVDDYTTDPSGNSGDRIVCGVITK, via the coding sequence ATGCAAAAGTTGATAATGAACGGATGCGTAGTCTTTGTTCTGTTATTGTTAGGAGCATGCAGCATGGTAAAAGAGCAAAATAACGCTCATGAAAACCACCTGAAAACCGAGGAAGCGAAAGAAACGAGCGAGGTATCGGTAGGACCTGTTAAAGTAGATTTAACGAATACGTCAGGCAAAAAAGTAGGAGAGGCTACGCTGACAGAAGCAAAGAACGGTGTGCAAATTAAATTAACTGCTCAAGGTCTTTCACCCGGGAGACATGGATTTCATATTCATGAAATAGGAAAATGTGAGGTGCCGGATTTCAAAACAGCAGGGGTCCATTTTAATCCTTTTAAACGTGAACACGGCTTTAAAAATACAAAAGGCCCGCATGCGGGTGACTTGCCCAACTTAGAAGTTGCGCCAAATGGAAAAGTAGATACCGAAATTTTTGCTTCTCTTGTGACGTTGCAAGAAGGAAAGCCGAATTCTCTTATAGATATGGATGGGTCGGCATTAGTGATACATGATAAAGTAGACGATTACACAACAGATCCTTCAGGAAACTCAGGAGATCGAATTGTTTGTGGAGTGATTACGAAATAA
- a CDS encoding SDR family NAD(P)-dependent oxidoreductase has protein sequence MSQHYALITGASGGIGKELAYQFAKDGHSLILVARSADKLTAIRENLKSTYNIDVITVVKDLSREEEIQSLYEELKNKEMHVDYLVNNAGFGLYGKFIETALDEELNMIDLNIRALTHLTKLFLPDMVKRNHGKILNIASVAAFMPGPLMTVYYATKAYVLSFTEALENELRGTNVTVSALCPGPTKTGFSDRAQLSNSKLFQSGAMDVEAVAKAGYKKFMKGQTVIVPGVQFRLATFIPRFVPRKWLSSVVRRTQEIK, from the coding sequence ATGTCACAGCATTATGCGCTCATCACCGGTGCGTCCGGAGGAATAGGTAAAGAGTTAGCTTATCAATTCGCAAAGGATGGCCATTCTTTAATTTTAGTTGCCAGAAGTGCTGATAAACTAACAGCGATTAGAGAGAATTTAAAATCTACTTATAATATTGACGTAATAACGGTTGTAAAGGATTTATCAAGAGAAGAAGAGATACAGTCACTGTATGAAGAACTTAAAAATAAAGAAATGCACGTTGATTATTTAGTGAACAATGCAGGTTTTGGACTATACGGTAAATTTATTGAAACAGCTTTAGATGAAGAGTTAAACATGATTGACTTAAATATCCGAGCATTAACTCATTTAACAAAATTATTTTTACCCGATATGGTCAAAAGAAATCACGGGAAAATTTTAAACATTGCGTCCGTTGCTGCATTTATGCCGGGTCCGCTTATGACAGTGTATTACGCAACAAAAGCGTACGTATTATCTTTCACAGAGGCCCTTGAAAATGAATTAAGAGGTACCAATGTAACGGTAAGTGCTCTATGCCCGGGTCCAACTAAAACGGGTTTTAGCGACCGGGCTCAGCTGAGCAATTCCAAGCTTTTTCAAAGCGGTGCAATGGATGTAGAAGCAGTTGCTAAAGCGGGCTATAAAAAATTTATGAAAGGGCAGACGGTTATCGTACCAGGAGTACAGTTTCGTCTCGCCACCTTCATCCCGCGCTTTGTACCAAGAAAGTGGCTTTCATCCGTTGTCCGCAGAACACAAGAAATTAAATAA
- the tenA gene encoding thiaminase II, with protein sequence MSFSSQLRQEANYIYEAIFNHPFIKGIAEGDVPKEALIHYVSQDYEYLTAFVRIYGAALTKCRTRTEMEAFNAGISTVLHSEVHPHNNFCEVAGVRYEDLHTEALSPTASHYINHMTSVAHTGSLAEIIAVLLPCPWTYVEIGQRITEQVNPSPSHPFYEWIQFYNNEEMNGTTQWFCNKLDELAEQATEEERNRMKDHFIKSCELEYLFWEMAYTQEKWPLSQLSLSK encoded by the coding sequence ATGTCATTTTCATCTCAATTAAGACAAGAAGCAAACTATATTTACGAAGCCATTTTTAACCACCCTTTTATTAAAGGAATTGCTGAAGGAGACGTGCCAAAAGAGGCGCTTATTCACTACGTTTCTCAAGACTACGAATACTTAACAGCATTTGTCCGCATTTACGGCGCTGCTTTAACAAAATGCCGCACGCGTACCGAAATGGAAGCCTTTAATGCCGGCATTTCTACGGTATTACATAGTGAAGTACACCCTCATAATAATTTTTGTGAAGTAGCAGGCGTACGCTATGAAGACCTCCACACTGAGGCTCTTTCACCAACGGCCAGCCACTACATTAACCATATGACAAGCGTTGCGCATACAGGCAGCTTAGCGGAAATCATTGCCGTGCTTCTTCCATGTCCGTGGACGTACGTTGAAATTGGCCAGCGCATTACAGAACAAGTAAATCCATCTCCTTCTCATCCTTTTTATGAATGGATTCAGTTTTATAATAATGAAGAAATGAATGGCACAACACAATGGTTTTGTAACAAGCTTGATGAACTCGCCGAACAAGCGACTGAAGAAGAACGTAATCGTATGAAAGATCACTTTATCAAAAGCTGTGAGCTGGAGTATTTATTTTGGGAAATGGCGTATACACAAGAAAAATGGCCGCTTTCTCAGCTTTCACTTTCAAAATAA